Proteins encoded together in one Miscanthus floridulus cultivar M001 chromosome 16, ASM1932011v1, whole genome shotgun sequence window:
- the LOC136510511 gene encoding uncharacterized protein, with amino-acid sequence MAAEATRPPPQRVKGASESGEGQPTSVDTEAVPLPPLPPLRRTKDAVQKRLCPHSSWKRQVEVPALAPRKALKVSTSSTAQWVVEAQAAIQRGTASARANPKEPIAQGEDAEAATMQAGEEAPMPHEAEAHESDGAKAPSVAEATEAEAEAEAPKTFKAEATKAKASRTTEAEVAEAEAPGTTEAEVVEAGMGAAEPVAQEAKTEAGPASELEARSLGKSLFLRRERDVWDQLRQQKDLLASANEILSARSTEVEDLHLCCVDMKAKAAMAQELAAPLAARIKELEEELTRVVSEWDTFRSQAKEATASAKAIAGQLGAE; translated from the exons atggcggcggaggcgacgcgACCACCACCGCAGAGGGTCAAGGGGGCGTCGGAGTCCGGCGAGGGCCAGCCGACATCGGTGGACACAGAGGCCGTGCCTctaccgccgctgccgccgttgcGGAGGACGAAGGACGCAGTGCAGAAGCGGTTATGTCCCCACTCGAG CTGGAAACGTCAGGTGGAAGTGCCCGCCCTagcgccacgtaaggcgctcaaggtgagcactagctccaccgcccaatgggtggtagaggcgcaagccgccatacaacgtggcacggcgtcggcgagggccaaCCCGAAGGAGCCGATCGCCCAAGGAGAGGATGCCGAGGCGGCCACAATGCAAGCGGGGGAGGAAGCGCCTATGCCCCATGAGGCCGAGGCccacgagtcagatggggccaaggcgccctcagtcgctgaggccaccgaggccgaggccgaggccgaggcccctaAGACTTTTAAGGCTGAGGCAACGAAGGCCAAAGcatctaggaccaccgaggccgaggtggcggaggccgaagcccccgggaccaccgaggccgaggtggtagAGGCCGGCATgggcgcggcagagccggtgGCCCAGGAAGCGAAGACGGAGGCGGGGCCAGCCTCA gagctcgaggcccggtcccttgggaagtcgttgttcctccggcgggagagggacgtctgggatcaGCTTCGacagcagaaggacctgctcgccagTGCCAACGAGATTCTATCAGCacggagcacggaggtggaggaccttcacCTTTGTTGTGTTGATATGAAGGCCAAGGCGGCCATGGCTCAGGAGTTggccgcccctttggcggcgcggatcaaggagctggaggaggagctgacccgggtggtcAGTGagtgggacacctttaggtcccaggctaaagaagcgacggcctctgccaaggccatcgctgGGCAGTTGGGGGCGGAGTAG